The Puntigrus tetrazona isolate hp1 chromosome 3, ASM1883169v1, whole genome shotgun sequence genome contains a region encoding:
- the tfap4 gene encoding transcription factor AP-4 isoform X2 encodes MEYFMVPAQKVPSLQHFRKTEKEVIGGLCSLANIPLTPETARDQERRIRREIANSNERRRMQSINAGFQSLKTLIPHSDGEKLSKAAILQQTAEYIFSLEQEKTRLLQQNTQLKRYIQEFSGSSPKRRRAEEKDEGIGSPDILEEEKVEDLRREMIELRQQLDKERSVRMMLEEQIRSLDAHLYPEKLKVIAQQVQEQHVQTQTLLRLQQQQQEQLGKETATPARSPLVFSPATPPAPTHHATVIVPAPAPPPPPHHVTVVTMGPTSVINTASTSRQNLDTIVQAIQHIEGTQDRMVVPEEEKRRAVIVTPGRVLTDTGDSDTASDNEESEDC; translated from the exons ATGGAGTATTTCATGGTACCAGCTCAGAAGGTGCCCTCCTTGCAACATTTCAGGAAAACCGAGAAGGAAGTCATAGGGGGCTTGTGCAG CTTGGCAAACATTCCCCTCACGCCGGAGACGGCGCGGGACCAGGAGCGGCGCATTCGGCGGGAGATCGCCAACAGCAATGAGCGCCGGCGCATGCAGAGCATCAACGCCGGCTTCCAGTCTCTGAAAACACTCATCCCGCACAGCGACGGAGAAAAGCTCAGCAAG GCTGCCATCCTGCAGCAGACGGCCGAATACATCTTTTCTCTGGAGCAGGAAAAGACGCGGCTGCTGCAACAAAACACCCAACTCAAACGCTACATACAG GAGTTCAGCGGTTCATCCCCGAAGAGGAGGCGTGCCGAGGAGAAGGATGAGGGCATTGGATCTCCAGACATTCTGGAGGAGGAGAAGGTGGAAGATCTTCGGCGAGAGATGATCGAACTCCGACAGCAGCTGGATAAAGAGCGCTCCGTTCGCATGATGCTGGAAGAACAG ATCCGCTCGTTGGATGCCCACTTGTACCCAGAGAAGCTAAAGGTGATTGCTCAGCAGGTCCAGGAGCAGCACGTGCAGACGCAAACCCTGCTTCGTCTTCAACAGCAGCAACAAGAGCAGCTGGGAAAAGAGACCGCCACACCTGCTCGCAGCCCGCTG GTGTTTTCTCCTGCCACGCCGCCTGCGCCCACTCATCACGCCACAGTAATTGTTCCCGCCCCTGCACCGCCGCCCCCTCCCCATCATGTCACTGTGGTTACCATGGGCCCCACCTCCGTGATCAACACAGCATCCACATCAAGACAGAACTTGGACACCATTGTGCAG GCCATCCAGCACATCGAAGGCACGCAGGACAGGATGGTCGTGCCCGAGGAGGAAAAGCGTCGGGCGGTCATAGTCACCCCGGGCCGTGTCCTCACAGACACCGGCGACTCCGACACCGCCTCCGACAACGAAGAATCTGAGGACTGTTAA
- the tfap4 gene encoding transcription factor AP-4 isoform X4, with the protein MEYFMVPAQKVPSLQHFRKTEKEVIGGLCSLANIPLTPETARDQERRIRREIANSNERRRMQSINAGFQSLKTLIPHSDGEKLSKAAILQQTAEYIFSLEQEKTRLLQQNTQLKRYIQKEFSGSSPKRRRAEEKDEGIGSPDILEEEKVEDLRREMIELRQQLDKERSVRMMLEEQVFSPATPPAPTHHATVIVPAPAPPPPPHHVTVVTMGPTSVINTASTSRQNLDTIVQAIQHIEGTQDRMVVPEEEKRRAVIVTPGRVLTDTGDSDTASDNEESEDC; encoded by the exons ATGGAGTATTTCATGGTACCAGCTCAGAAGGTGCCCTCCTTGCAACATTTCAGGAAAACCGAGAAGGAAGTCATAGGGGGCTTGTGCAG CTTGGCAAACATTCCCCTCACGCCGGAGACGGCGCGGGACCAGGAGCGGCGCATTCGGCGGGAGATCGCCAACAGCAATGAGCGCCGGCGCATGCAGAGCATCAACGCCGGCTTCCAGTCTCTGAAAACACTCATCCCGCACAGCGACGGAGAAAAGCTCAGCAAG GCTGCCATCCTGCAGCAGACGGCCGAATACATCTTTTCTCTGGAGCAGGAAAAGACGCGGCTGCTGCAACAAAACACCCAACTCAAACGCTACATACAG AAGGAGTTCAGCGGTTCATCCCCGAAGAGGAGGCGTGCCGAGGAGAAGGATGAGGGCATTGGATCTCCAGACATTCTGGAGGAGGAGAAGGTGGAAGATCTTCGGCGAGAGATGATCGAACTCCGACAGCAGCTGGATAAAGAGCGCTCCGTTCGCATGATGCTGGAAGAACAG GTGTTTTCTCCTGCCACGCCGCCTGCGCCCACTCATCACGCCACAGTAATTGTTCCCGCCCCTGCACCGCCGCCCCCTCCCCATCATGTCACTGTGGTTACCATGGGCCCCACCTCCGTGATCAACACAGCATCCACATCAAGACAGAACTTGGACACCATTGTGCAG GCCATCCAGCACATCGAAGGCACGCAGGACAGGATGGTCGTGCCCGAGGAGGAAAAGCGTCGGGCGGTCATAGTCACCCCGGGCCGTGTCCTCACAGACACCGGCGACTCCGACACCGCCTCCGACAACGAAGAATCTGAGGACTGTTAA
- the tfap4 gene encoding transcription factor AP-4 isoform X1 encodes MEYFMVPAQKVPSLQHFRKTEKEVIGGLCSLANIPLTPETARDQERRIRREIANSNERRRMQSINAGFQSLKTLIPHSDGEKLSKAAILQQTAEYIFSLEQEKTRLLQQNTQLKRYIQKEFSGSSPKRRRAEEKDEGIGSPDILEEEKVEDLRREMIELRQQLDKERSVRMMLEEQIRSLDAHLYPEKLKVIAQQVQEQHVQTQTLLRLQQQQQEQLGKETATPARSPLVFSPATPPAPTHHATVIVPAPAPPPPPHHVTVVTMGPTSVINTASTSRQNLDTIVQAIQHIEGTQDRMVVPEEEKRRAVIVTPGRVLTDTGDSDTASDNEESEDC; translated from the exons ATGGAGTATTTCATGGTACCAGCTCAGAAGGTGCCCTCCTTGCAACATTTCAGGAAAACCGAGAAGGAAGTCATAGGGGGCTTGTGCAG CTTGGCAAACATTCCCCTCACGCCGGAGACGGCGCGGGACCAGGAGCGGCGCATTCGGCGGGAGATCGCCAACAGCAATGAGCGCCGGCGCATGCAGAGCATCAACGCCGGCTTCCAGTCTCTGAAAACACTCATCCCGCACAGCGACGGAGAAAAGCTCAGCAAG GCTGCCATCCTGCAGCAGACGGCCGAATACATCTTTTCTCTGGAGCAGGAAAAGACGCGGCTGCTGCAACAAAACACCCAACTCAAACGCTACATACAG AAGGAGTTCAGCGGTTCATCCCCGAAGAGGAGGCGTGCCGAGGAGAAGGATGAGGGCATTGGATCTCCAGACATTCTGGAGGAGGAGAAGGTGGAAGATCTTCGGCGAGAGATGATCGAACTCCGACAGCAGCTGGATAAAGAGCGCTCCGTTCGCATGATGCTGGAAGAACAG ATCCGCTCGTTGGATGCCCACTTGTACCCAGAGAAGCTAAAGGTGATTGCTCAGCAGGTCCAGGAGCAGCACGTGCAGACGCAAACCCTGCTTCGTCTTCAACAGCAGCAACAAGAGCAGCTGGGAAAAGAGACCGCCACACCTGCTCGCAGCCCGCTG GTGTTTTCTCCTGCCACGCCGCCTGCGCCCACTCATCACGCCACAGTAATTGTTCCCGCCCCTGCACCGCCGCCCCCTCCCCATCATGTCACTGTGGTTACCATGGGCCCCACCTCCGTGATCAACACAGCATCCACATCAAGACAGAACTTGGACACCATTGTGCAG GCCATCCAGCACATCGAAGGCACGCAGGACAGGATGGTCGTGCCCGAGGAGGAAAAGCGTCGGGCGGTCATAGTCACCCCGGGCCGTGTCCTCACAGACACCGGCGACTCCGACACCGCCTCCGACAACGAAGAATCTGAGGACTGTTAA
- the tfap4 gene encoding transcription factor AP-4 isoform X3, whose product MEAPWLVSLANIPLTPETARDQERRIRREIANSNERRRMQSINAGFQSLKTLIPHSDGEKLSKAAILQQTAEYIFSLEQEKTRLLQQNTQLKRYIQKEFSGSSPKRRRAEEKDEGIGSPDILEEEKVEDLRREMIELRQQLDKERSVRMMLEEQIRSLDAHLYPEKLKVIAQQVQEQHVQTQTLLRLQQQQQEQLGKETATPARSPLVFSPATPPAPTHHATVIVPAPAPPPPPHHVTVVTMGPTSVINTASTSRQNLDTIVQAIQHIEGTQDRMVVPEEEKRRAVIVTPGRVLTDTGDSDTASDNEESEDC is encoded by the exons ATGGAAGCTCCTTGGCTTGTCAG CTTGGCAAACATTCCCCTCACGCCGGAGACGGCGCGGGACCAGGAGCGGCGCATTCGGCGGGAGATCGCCAACAGCAATGAGCGCCGGCGCATGCAGAGCATCAACGCCGGCTTCCAGTCTCTGAAAACACTCATCCCGCACAGCGACGGAGAAAAGCTCAGCAAG GCTGCCATCCTGCAGCAGACGGCCGAATACATCTTTTCTCTGGAGCAGGAAAAGACGCGGCTGCTGCAACAAAACACCCAACTCAAACGCTACATACAG AAGGAGTTCAGCGGTTCATCCCCGAAGAGGAGGCGTGCCGAGGAGAAGGATGAGGGCATTGGATCTCCAGACATTCTGGAGGAGGAGAAGGTGGAAGATCTTCGGCGAGAGATGATCGAACTCCGACAGCAGCTGGATAAAGAGCGCTCCGTTCGCATGATGCTGGAAGAACAG ATCCGCTCGTTGGATGCCCACTTGTACCCAGAGAAGCTAAAGGTGATTGCTCAGCAGGTCCAGGAGCAGCACGTGCAGACGCAAACCCTGCTTCGTCTTCAACAGCAGCAACAAGAGCAGCTGGGAAAAGAGACCGCCACACCTGCTCGCAGCCCGCTG GTGTTTTCTCCTGCCACGCCGCCTGCGCCCACTCATCACGCCACAGTAATTGTTCCCGCCCCTGCACCGCCGCCCCCTCCCCATCATGTCACTGTGGTTACCATGGGCCCCACCTCCGTGATCAACACAGCATCCACATCAAGACAGAACTTGGACACCATTGTGCAG GCCATCCAGCACATCGAAGGCACGCAGGACAGGATGGTCGTGCCCGAGGAGGAAAAGCGTCGGGCGGTCATAGTCACCCCGGGCCGTGTCCTCACAGACACCGGCGACTCCGACACCGCCTCCGACAACGAAGAATCTGAGGACTGTTAA
- the tfap4 gene encoding transcription factor AP-4 isoform X5, whose product MQSINAGFQSLKTLIPHSDGEKLSKAAILQQTAEYIFSLEQEKTRLLQQNTQLKRYIQKEFSGSSPKRRRAEEKDEGIGSPDILEEEKVEDLRREMIELRQQLDKERSVRMMLEEQIRSLDAHLYPEKLKVIAQQVQEQHVQTQTLLRLQQQQQEQLGKETATPARSPLVFSPATPPAPTHHATVIVPAPAPPPPPHHVTVVTMGPTSVINTASTSRQNLDTIVQAIQHIEGTQDRMVVPEEEKRRAVIVTPGRVLTDTGDSDTASDNEESEDC is encoded by the exons ATGCAGAGCATCAACGCCGGCTTCCAGTCTCTGAAAACACTCATCCCGCACAGCGACGGAGAAAAGCTCAGCAAG GCTGCCATCCTGCAGCAGACGGCCGAATACATCTTTTCTCTGGAGCAGGAAAAGACGCGGCTGCTGCAACAAAACACCCAACTCAAACGCTACATACAG AAGGAGTTCAGCGGTTCATCCCCGAAGAGGAGGCGTGCCGAGGAGAAGGATGAGGGCATTGGATCTCCAGACATTCTGGAGGAGGAGAAGGTGGAAGATCTTCGGCGAGAGATGATCGAACTCCGACAGCAGCTGGATAAAGAGCGCTCCGTTCGCATGATGCTGGAAGAACAG ATCCGCTCGTTGGATGCCCACTTGTACCCAGAGAAGCTAAAGGTGATTGCTCAGCAGGTCCAGGAGCAGCACGTGCAGACGCAAACCCTGCTTCGTCTTCAACAGCAGCAACAAGAGCAGCTGGGAAAAGAGACCGCCACACCTGCTCGCAGCCCGCTG GTGTTTTCTCCTGCCACGCCGCCTGCGCCCACTCATCACGCCACAGTAATTGTTCCCGCCCCTGCACCGCCGCCCCCTCCCCATCATGTCACTGTGGTTACCATGGGCCCCACCTCCGTGATCAACACAGCATCCACATCAAGACAGAACTTGGACACCATTGTGCAG GCCATCCAGCACATCGAAGGCACGCAGGACAGGATGGTCGTGCCCGAGGAGGAAAAGCGTCGGGCGGTCATAGTCACCCCGGGCCGTGTCCTCACAGACACCGGCGACTCCGACACCGCCTCCGACAACGAAGAATCTGAGGACTGTTAA